In the genome of Candidatus Kapaibacterium sp., the window AATAGTGGCTTGATATTCGGAATATCCTACAAATTTTAAGAAATAGCCGAAACAAGAGCAATGTAGAATGCTCTTAAAGGTAAAGGGTTGCTTTTGGCAACCCTTTACTTTTTGTATAAACGGGAAATATTAGAGTCAAAAAAATTTTAGTACCAATCTACTCTCGTATTTGAAAGCATAGAATTAATCTTTTGCTTTTCGTTTTCGTCAAATTCATTCCTTGTCAAACTGATGAAACGCAATTTAGGAAGTTCGCCGAGGGAAGCAGGTAGTTCGGTGAGATAATTGAATCCAAGCTCAAGTTCAACCAAATTGCTCAAATTGCCGATTGAAGCCGGCAAAGTCTTCAACTCATTTTCATAAAGCAATAATTTCTGAAGACCAGTTAAGTTGCCGAAACTTTCCGGCAATTCCACGATAAGGTTCTTATACAATCTTAACTTTTCCAATTTCGTCAAATTGCCGATGTCGCTTGGCAATTCAGTCAAAGTGTTTTCGTTAATCTCAAGTTTGGTCAGATTTGTCAGTTTACAAATTGAATCCGGCAACTTAGATAATGCGTTCCCGGGCGCTCTGAATTTTTCGAGCTTTGCCAAATTGCCGATTGAATCAGGCAATTCGTGTAATTCATTCTCGCTCAGCACTAATTCTTTCAATTGCGAAAGATTCCCAATCGTATCGGGCAAAGATTTGATTCTGTTGTTATTCAAACCTAGACGCTCGAGATTTGACAAATTGCCAATGCTTGAAGGCAATTCAGTAATACGATTCCAACTGACGACCAAAATGCGTAGTTCAGTCAATTCCGCAATCGACGCCGGCAAAGTGATGATTTGGTTACCACTAAGGTCGAGTTTGCGTAATTTCTTGAGGCTCGAAATTCGTTCAGGGATGTAGGTCAGTTGGTTGTTCCATATGATGAGTTCTTCGAGGTTGGGTAATTTGAATATATCATCGGGAAATTCGTCAAGGTCTTTGTAGTGTAGGTCGAGGGATTTAACATTGTTCGGCTCGAGAAGTGCTTTCTCGAGCGAATAAAAAGTCTTGATATCTGAGTCTTCCATAATTTTTTCCTCCCATTATATTGTTACTATTTAATCGTATTCGGATAATACCGATTTTAATTTTAAATATAATGAAATTATTTCAAATACAGCATCAAAAATTTTTGAAATTGTTATTTTTTTATGAATGCCGAAATTGATTTTTTTTTCTTAATTTTGAAATCTTACTAAACCAACTTAAGTTTGTTATGAAAAAAGTCACTTTGAAACTCGCTTTTTTGATATTTTTTGCACAAATATCGGCTGTATTCTGTGAATTTAATTTGCCGCCAAACCCTGTAAATTATTTTGAACAACCTTTCGATGTTGTCAGCTATGATTTTCATATCACATTTGACAATCCCGCAGACAAGTATATAGACGGAATATGCCAAATCACTTTTATCAGCAAAAGCCTATCGCCTGAGCAAAGATTTTATTTTCACCTATGGGGACCTGAAATAGACTCGGTTTTCCTCAATTCGGAGCGAGTGGAATTCTACGAAGCAGGAGATGTGGAATCCGGAACAGCTTGTTATTTCATCAATTACGTTACGACTGTTGCACCTGAAAGCTTTGTTGCCAAGATATATTATCAGGGAAACATGATTTCCGAAGGTGGCAATATGGATTTCGGAGGTGTGCATTACGATGATGAAATATTATATTCGATGGGAGTCGGATTTAATATTAATTATGTTTCTACTACTCGTGCATGGCTTCCTTGCTTCGACCATCCTTCCGACAAAGCTGAAGTCGTTGCTCGATTTGACGTCCCTGCAAAATATACAGTTGCTTCGATTGGTGCATTTGCTTCCAAAACTGAAACTGATAATGGCAGAACCGTATATACATACAAAAGTTTTGACGACATTGCCACTTATCTGATGACATTTGCCGTTGGGGAATTTGACACAGTCCGCTTTCATCACTCAAGCAAAAATTTGCCGATGACTGTTTATGCAAAAGCTAATCAAATCGAAGCCGTAAGATATGCTTTTGAGACTTTGCCCGAAATTCTCGATGCCTACGAAAGCTATTTCGGTGAATATCCTTTCGATAAATTGGATTATGTTCTTACAGAAAAAGGTTCGATGGAGCATCAAACTTTGGTAAATATTGCAAGTTCGGTGGTGATGAGTGCCTATAATTCTCAGAACAAATACAATTCGACAATCATTCATGAACTCGCTCACATGTGGTTCGGCAATTCCGTTACGCCCTTAGATTTCAGAGACGCTTGGTTGAATGAATCTTTTGCATCATTTTGCGAAGCTTATATTTACGAGAAAATTTTCGACAAAGCACGATACATCAAGCACCTTCGCGACCAAGGCATAACATACTTCAATTATGGTATTCCGCGAGAAGGAGCCCAAGCAATCTATGATTTCGACAGAGCAAAGGCGGGTAACTATCCGATTACGATTTACTACAAAGGCTCCAACGTGCTCAGTATTTTGAGGTATTTGGTTGGTGACGAAAAGTTCTTGGGTGCTCTCAATCACTATCTCACCAAATATGCCTATGGCAATGTAAATACTGAACAATTTATCAGCACTTTTGAAGAATTCACCCAAACTGATTTGACTGAATTTTTTGACAAATGGGTCTATGAAGCAGGATGGATAGAGTTGCATGTTGACGTAAACTCGGTCATTGACAAAGGTGACGGCTCGTTTGAATCGAATGTAACACTCAGCCAAACACAAACAAATCAGGGCTTGCCAATTATTGAAACGCCTATTGAGTTTTCGTATAGCCAATTTGAAATGACACCGATTCACAAGCTGATTATGCTTGATGCAAATGAGCAAGCGGTTCAATTCACTAGTAGTGAGCATTCTTTCTCGTCAATTTCATCTTATAGAGTGAATTGGGGCAATGATTTTGTTGTTCCGGCAAGAATTGCAAGATATACTTCCGTCGAAAGTCCTGAAATTGCGAAACCTTACGAAATCAGCGATAGTCAATTTACTTTTGAAATTAAAAGCGATTCATATGCAGAAGGAATCGCTTTGATTACAGATGTCAACGGCAAAATTATCGAAAGTGTGAATTTTGACAAGCAAAGCATTTCCTTCGATAAAAATATTTTCGCAAATGGACTTTACTTCGTCATAATCAATTTGAATAATCACATTTACATCGAAAAATTTATAAAATAAAGTACCGGAAAAATGAACGAAAGAGTTGAATTGCTCAGACAAAGATTTGATATAATTACCCAAAATGCCGAAAAGGCTGCATTGGAAGCCAATAGGGACATCGAAGACATAAAAATCATAGCTGTTTCTAAGATTCAAAAATTCGACCATGTGGCTGATGCAGTCGAAGCCGGATTGAAATATTTCGGCGAAAATTATGTTGCAGAGTTGCGTGAAAAGCACGAGCAATTGACTGAAATCGGCGTCTCAGTGCCGGAATGGCATTTTATTGGTCACTTGCAGTCAAATAAAGTCAAATACATTGCCGAATTTATCACAATGATTCATTCGGTGGATTCGCTCAAATTGGCTGAGGAAATAGACAAACGCGCTCTGCAACACGAGCGAGTTATTGATGTTTTAATCCAAATCAACACAAGCGGCGAAGATTCCAAATCGGGGATTGAACCTGAGGATGCTGCCGCACTTGCCCAACAAATTTTGAAACTTAAAAATGTGAAATTGAAAGGATTGATGACTATTGGCACTTTCACTGATGACGAAAGTCTGCAACGTGCAGAGTTTACGCTCCTGAGAAATAGTTTGAAATCAATCAACGAAAAATTGGGCACTAATTTGGATGAGCTTTCTATGGGAATGACAGGTGATTATGCCGTTGCAATCAGCGAAGGAGCCACAATGGTGCGTATTGGAACTGCGATTTTTGGTGAACGAATTTACGATTAATATTTTTTAGAGGAAAAATGCTTACTAAAATAAAAGAGTCTTTACAATCAATCAGAAAAGTCACGGATTTCACTCCCGAAGTGGGTATCATTCTTGGTACGGGATTGGGGAATTTGGGTTCGGAAATTATCATAGAAAACGAATTATCTTATCATCATATTCAACATTTCCCGATTTCGACAGTCGAATCTCACGCAGGGAATCTCATATTCGGCAAATTAAGCGGTAAAAATGTCGTAGCAATGAGTGGCAGATTCCATCTTTACGAAGGCTATTCAATGTCTGATATTACTCTGCCCGTCAGAGTGATGAAAGAAATGGGCGTAAAGACTTTGCTCGTATCGAATGCTTGCGGCTCGGTCAATACATATTTCCGCAGATGCGACTTAATGATAATTGACGACCATATCAATTTGATGGGTTCAAGCCCGCTTATTGGCAAACATTATGATGAATTCGGTCCTCGTTTTGTTGATTTGAGCCAACCATATTCGCAAAGATTAATCCACTTTGCAGAAGAAATCGCCTTAGAGCATCAAATTCCCGTCAAAAAAGGCGTCTATGCAGCTATGAGCGGTCCAAATCTGGAAACTCGTGCAGAATATAGAATGTTGCGAGTTATCGGAGCAGATGTTATTGGCATGAGTACAATTCCCGAAGTCATTGTTGCCAATCAAATCGGACTCGAAGTCTTTGCTGCATCTATTATCACAGACGAGTGTTATCCCGATGCTTTGACGACAATTAGTATCGAAGAAATGGTTGAAGCTGCAAACTTGACTGTACCAAAATTAACGGTGATTTTCCGCGAACTAATAAAACGACTTTAATTGCAACTTTTTTCAATTCGATGTGTCTTTATAATATTGAAAGATAATCAACAATAAAAAAATGAAAATATTTACTCTTTTAATATTAATTGCACTAATTGTCTCCTGCAGTGCGAAGGAAAAAGTCATCAATCCCATTGATGAGAACCGTTCTTTTATGATTTCTACCGATGTCGGAGGATTTACACTCAAAGGTATTAGTTTGCCATCCGGAAATATTCACGAGCAAGATTATTATCGTAAATTTTTCGCTGAAGATGCAAAAAACAAAGTAACTGCAATCGCCGACAATGGCATGGATATTTTTTTCTTTGTACCGGAGGATATGAAAATACTTGTGGTTGGGAAGACAGACATGTTGATGAAAGCAGTTATTGATTTTGCCCCATACGGATTGAAACCCGTCTCTATCACATTTGCAAATGCAACAGACGCATACGTACTCAACCAAGAAAGCAATGATGTATCTATAGTTGACCTTACGGTTTACGAAGTGGCGAGAAATATTAAATGCGGCATTCATCCTGTTGGCATAAGCTCTTACGGCAATCAAGTTCATATTGCGGATAAAGTTGCCAATCTTGTCCATGTAATTGATACTCGCACGAGAGCAGTTGAAGAGTCAATCAAAGTTCATTCCGGACCCACATTTATTAGATTCACCGATGATGGCAAAACTTCGATTGTGATTTCATCCGGTGTTAGTGGTAACGAAGCAAATCCTACCAAAAGCAATGCTATGGTGACATATATTGATGTGGAGTCGAGAACTGTGTCGTCAACGGTTGATTTGGGTTTTGGACAATTACCTGCTCTTGAGCAGTATCCTCGCGGATTTGAAGTTACTCAAACAGATTGGGGATTTGTTCAGACGCAAATGGGTTTATTCAGATTGGATTTGCGAAATCCCGATAAAATCGCTCTAATGTTTCGAACCGCTTACGACGGTATTGCATATAATCGTGAAAAATCTGAACTGATACTATACACCTCAGGCGATAATTCCGAAATTTCCTTAGCTGATGATAGTACGGCAGAGATTTTTCAAAAGGGTAAGTTCGCCGG includes:
- a CDS encoding YggS family pyridoxal phosphate-dependent enzyme encodes the protein MNERVELLRQRFDIITQNAEKAALEANRDIEDIKIIAVSKIQKFDHVADAVEAGLKYFGENYVAELREKHEQLTEIGVSVPEWHFIGHLQSNKVKYIAEFITMIHSVDSLKLAEEIDKRALQHERVIDVLIQINTSGEDSKSGIEPEDAAALAQQILKLKNVKLKGLMTIGTFTDDESLQRAEFTLLRNSLKSINEKLGTNLDELSMGMTGDYAVAISEGATMVRIGTAIFGERIYD
- a CDS encoding leucine-rich repeat domain-containing protein; its protein translation is MEDSDIKTFYSLEKALLEPNNVKSLDLHYKDLDEFPDDIFKLPNLEELIIWNNQLTYIPERISSLKKLRKLDLSGNQIITLPASIAELTELRILVVSWNRITELPSSIGNLSNLERLGLNNNRIKSLPDTIGNLSQLKELVLSENELHELPDSIGNLAKLEKFRAPGNALSKLPDSICKLTNLTKLEINENTLTELPSDIGNLTKLEKLRLYKNLIVELPESFGNLTGLQKLLLYENELKTLPASIGNLSNLVELELGFNYLTELPASLGELPKLRFISLTRNEFDENEKQKINSMLSNTRVDWY
- a CDS encoding purine-nucleoside phosphorylase — protein: MLTKIKESLQSIRKVTDFTPEVGIILGTGLGNLGSEIIIENELSYHHIQHFPISTVESHAGNLIFGKLSGKNVVAMSGRFHLYEGYSMSDITLPVRVMKEMGVKTLLVSNACGSVNTYFRRCDLMIIDDHINLMGSSPLIGKHYDEFGPRFVDLSQPYSQRLIHFAEEIALEHQIPVKKGVYAAMSGPNLETRAEYRMLRVIGADVIGMSTIPEVIVANQIGLEVFAASIITDECYPDALTTISIEEMVEAANLTVPKLTVIFRELIKRL